In Anomaloglossus baeobatrachus isolate aAnoBae1 chromosome 3, aAnoBae1.hap1, whole genome shotgun sequence, one genomic interval encodes:
- the INSM1 gene encoding insulinoma-associated protein 1, whose amino-acid sequence MPKGFLVKRSRKSPPVSYRVRDEDEERGQWLMIAAVSGQRPELCPATGGSPAPASPDRAAPAPPCSPRQPPAGQYGNPDSVQQSLSSPTRPVSRDYLERSFSLGSPVSAESFPALVPSMEPLLYVPTDLKLSSSGSLPPASSASSGLPLKRPAEPPSKVSGHPATKPPAAKKTKAIRKLTFEDEVTTSPVLGLKIKEGPVEPRSSGHKPLGEFICQLCREEYSDPFSLAQHKCSRIVRVEYRCPECDKVFSCPANLASHRRWHKPRPPAAPPAAKDEPLSDRDTPSPGASESGSEDGLYECPQCAKKFRRQAYLRKHLLCHSAEELLYPEERRAKSPGAINLSGTAECHPCPVCGETFPGKSGQERHLRLLHSAQLFPCKYCPATFYSSPGLTRHINKCHPSENRQVILLQVPVRPAC is encoded by the coding sequence ATGCCTAAAGGCTTCCTGGTGAAGAGGAGCAGAAAGTCCCCGCCCGTGTCATACCGGGTCCGGGATGAGGATGAGGAGCGCGGGCAGTGGCTGATGATCGCTGCGGTGTCCGGGCAGCGGCCGGAGCTGTGTCCGGCAACAGGAGGATCTCCGGCCCCGGCCAGTCCAGACCGAGCGGCCCCTGCGCCCCCCTGCAGCCCGCGGCAGCCTCCAGCCGGACAGTACGGGAACCCCGACTCCGTGCAGCAGTCCCTGTCCAGCCCGACCCGCCCGGTGAGCCGGGACTACCTGGAGCGCAGCTTCAGCCTGGGCTCCCCAGTGTCCGCAGAGTCCTTCCCGGCGCTGGTGCCCTCCATGGAGCCGCTGCTGTACGTGCCCACCGACCTGAAGCTCAGCTCCTCCGGGTCCCTGCCGCCTGCCTCCTCCGCCTCCTCCGGGCTCCCCCTGAAGCGCCCagccgagcccccgagcaaggtgaGCGGACACCCGGCCACCAAGCCGCCCGCCGCCAAGAAGACCAAAGCCATCCGCAAGCTGACATTCGAGGACGAGGTGACCACGTCCCCGGTGCTGGGGCTGAAGATCAAGGAGGGTCCGGTGGAGCCGCGCAGCTCCGGCCACAAGCCGCTGGGGGAGTTCATCTGCCAGCTGTGCCGGGAGGAGTACAGCGACCCCTTCTCCCTGGCGCAGCACAAGTGCTCGCGCATCGTGCGGGTGGAGTACCGCTGCCCCGAGTGCGACAAGGTGTTCAGCTGCCCGGCCAACCTGGCCTCACACCGCCGCTGGCACAAGCCGCGGCCCCCCGCAGCGCCCCCCGCCGCCAAGGACGAGCCGCTCAGCGACCGCGACACCCCGAGCCCCGGCGCCTCCGAGTCCGGCTCCGAGGACGGCCTGTACGAGTGCCCGCAGTGCGCCAAGAAGTTCCGGCGCCAGGCCTACCTGCGGAAGCACCTGCTGTGCCACTCCGCCGAGGAGCTGCTGTACCCGGAGGAGCGGAGGGCAAAGAGCCCCGGGGCCATCAACCTGAGCGGCACCGCAGAGTGCCACCCGTGCCCGGTGTGCGGGGAGACGTTCCCGGGGAAGAGCGGCCAGGAGCGGCACCTCCGCCTGCTGCACTCCGCCCAGCTGTTCCCCTGCAAGTACTGCCCGGCCACCTTCTACAGCTCGCCCGGCCTCACCCGCCACATCAACAAGTGCCACCCGTCCGAGAACCGGCAGGTGATCCTGCTGCAGGTGCCGGTGCGCCCGGCCTGCTGA